The proteins below are encoded in one region of Nitrospira sp.:
- the qcrA gene encoding menaquinol-cytochrome C reductase iron-sulfur subunit, protein MEPYKNEMSTEHRVEAGVEGQQALGGRRTFFGWVTGVAASLIGLGLAVPLLGYVISPALKRRDKPWVAVGSVGGLPVEQPTQLDHMSTIKDGYVETKSHKAVWAVKQAGGDITVFSPLCTHLGCGYHWDASEREFKCPCHGSVYDIEGHVLAGPAPRPLDVLPSKVEDGTLFVTYKEFKAGLAKKVEI, encoded by the coding sequence ATGGAACCTTACAAGAACGAAATGTCGACCGAGCATCGGGTCGAGGCCGGAGTTGAAGGTCAGCAAGCTCTCGGAGGCCGCCGAACTTTTTTTGGTTGGGTGACCGGCGTGGCCGCATCATTGATCGGCCTTGGACTCGCGGTGCCGCTGCTCGGCTATGTGATTTCTCCCGCTCTTAAGCGTCGCGACAAGCCGTGGGTCGCGGTGGGATCCGTCGGTGGTTTGCCGGTCGAGCAACCCACGCAATTGGATCACATGTCGACGATCAAGGACGGTTACGTCGAAACGAAGTCACATAAGGCCGTCTGGGCTGTCAAGCAGGCCGGCGGAGACATTACCGTATTCTCCCCGCTGTGCACCCACCTGGGCTGTGGCTATCATTGGGACGCCTCCGAGCGGGAGTTCAAGTGTCCGTGCCACGGCAGCGTCTATGACATCGAAGGCCACGTGCTAGCAGGGCCGGCACCGCGTCCGCTGGATGTGCTGCCCTCCAAGGTAGAGGACGGAACGCTGTTCGTCACCTATAAGGAGTTCAAGGCGGGGCTCGCCAAAAAGGTCGAAATATGA
- a CDS encoding cytochrome — MGRLYAALHGLNKVVRGTIVILMRGFSLLAVVVVLGVSPPALVASPKKGNTKTGEKLYVASCQICHGPAGNGNPDMTAYYLTPLPDLSAKKTQDKTDAQLRSIILKGHGTDMWAYAGAFEEDQLGDVIAYIRSLKP, encoded by the coding sequence GTGGGTCGGCTCTACGCGGCGTTGCACGGACTGAACAAAGTAGTGCGTGGCACTATAGTGATACTGATGAGAGGATTTAGCCTGCTGGCCGTCGTCGTGGTCTTGGGGGTCTCACCGCCAGCGCTCGTGGCCTCGCCCAAAAAGGGCAATACCAAAACCGGTGAGAAACTGTATGTCGCAAGCTGCCAGATCTGCCACGGACCGGCAGGCAACGGCAACCCTGACATGACCGCCTACTATCTGACGCCCTTGCCAGATCTGTCTGCGAAGAAAACTCAGGACAAAACAGATGCGCAATTGCGAAGCATTATCCTGAAAGGACATGGCACAGACATGTGGGCTTATGCTGGCGCCTTCGAGGAAGATCAGTTAGGCGACGTGATTGCCTATATTCGCTCGCTCAAACCATAA
- a CDS encoding pyridine nucleotide-disulfide oxidoreductase produces MARVVILGASIGGLPAAYEARLLLDKKHKVTVVSNVDYFHFVPSNPWVAVGWRTRKDISFPLAPVLAKKGIEFIHAAAERIEPEQNRLVTAKGEVPYDYLIIATGPKLNFPAVAGLGPSGYTQSVCTVDHAEQAWGLYQSFLKDPGPVVVGAAQGASCFGPAYEMAFILDADLRKKRIRKKVPIYFVTPEPYVGHMGLAGVGKSRRLMEDEFAEHAIKPIYNTAIKEIQPGKVLLEDGQEVPFRYSMLIPPFSGVDAVASTVGLCNPKGFVNIDDKQANPKFKNIYAVGVCVAIPPVEQTPIPTGAPKTGYMIESMVSAAVHNIKADIDNEAKRETATWNAICLADMGDTGMAFVALPQMAPRNVTWAKKGKWVHLAKVGLEKYFLHKMKRGVSEPFYEKAILKAVGITKLERST; encoded by the coding sequence ATGGCACGGGTCGTGATCTTGGGTGCGTCGATCGGAGGATTGCCGGCCGCCTATGAGGCACGGCTGCTGCTGGATAAGAAGCACAAGGTGACGGTGGTGTCGAATGTCGACTACTTCCACTTCGTGCCGTCCAATCCGTGGGTCGCAGTCGGTTGGAGGACGAGGAAGGACATTAGTTTTCCGCTCGCGCCGGTCCTGGCAAAAAAAGGCATCGAATTCATCCATGCGGCCGCTGAACGGATCGAGCCCGAACAGAACCGTCTCGTGACCGCCAAGGGAGAGGTGCCCTACGACTATTTGATCATCGCCACGGGCCCGAAACTAAATTTTCCGGCGGTGGCGGGCCTCGGACCCAGCGGATACACGCAGTCGGTCTGCACGGTGGATCATGCCGAACAAGCCTGGGGGTTGTACCAATCCTTCCTCAAGGACCCCGGTCCGGTCGTGGTGGGAGCGGCTCAGGGCGCATCGTGCTTCGGCCCGGCCTATGAAATGGCGTTTATCTTGGATGCCGACTTGAGAAAGAAACGGATCCGCAAAAAAGTGCCGATCTATTTTGTGACGCCGGAGCCGTATGTCGGACATATGGGGCTGGCCGGGGTTGGGAAATCACGACGTCTGATGGAAGACGAATTCGCCGAGCACGCGATCAAGCCGATCTACAATACCGCCATCAAGGAAATCCAGCCCGGCAAGGTCCTTCTAGAGGATGGGCAAGAGGTGCCGTTCCGTTATTCGATGTTGATCCCGCCGTTCAGCGGGGTGGACGCCGTGGCCTCCACCGTCGGCTTGTGCAACCCAAAGGGCTTCGTGAATATCGACGACAAGCAGGCGAATCCCAAATTCAAGAACATCTATGCCGTCGGTGTGTGCGTGGCGATCCCGCCCGTCGAACAGACTCCGATACCGACCGGTGCGCCGAAGACCGGCTATATGATCGAGTCGATGGTCTCGGCCGCTGTGCACAATATCAAAGCCGATATCGACAATGAGGCCAAGCGCGAGACGGCGACCTGGAACGCGATTTGTCTGGCCGACATGGGTGACACCGGGATGGCCTTCGTGGCGCTCCCGCAGATGGCGCCGCGCAACGTGACGTGGGCGAAGAAGGGAAAATGGGTGCATCTCGCCAAGGTCGGTCTCGAAAAATATTTCCTTCACAAAATGAAGCGAGGCGTCAGCGAGCCGTTTTACGAAAAGGCGATCCTCAAGGCGGTGGGTATCACGAAGCTGGAACGGAGCACGTGA